CTACGGCCACCAGCTGCACGAAGGCCCCGGTCTGGTAGACCGGCCAGAGCGCGGTGGCAGCCACGGCGGTGGCGGCAAGCATGGCCGCCGTGTTGCCCAGGATCCAGCGGGTGTCCGGCGCGGTCATGCCGCGGCTCCCCTGGCCAGGCTCTGTTTGAGGTCGTCGAGGAAGCCGATGGTGACCAGGCTCAGGTTGCCGGAGCGCCGGAGCCCCGGCTGGGCTCCAGGGTCGCAGACCACGGCGACGACCTCGACGCCCAGGGGAAAACCGGCTGCCGCGGCGCGCAGCACGGCCAGCGGCGTCGACGAACCGGAGATGAGGAAGACCACGGACAGCCCGGCCACCGACCGTGCGGCCTGCCGGGCCAGGGTGCGCAGGCCCGCCGCGGCGGGGGCACGGTCCACGCCGCTCAGGCCGTCGAGCAGCCGGGCGGGCGTCACCGTGGCCAACGGTCCGCTGCTCACCAGCACCGACACGGTGCGCGCGTCGCGGATCGCCCGCACGCCCAGCGACCCGGCCGCGCTCACGGCCAGTTCGAACTCGTCGTCGCCGGCGTAGTCGTCCGGGGCCAGGCTGAACGCCACGAGCAGGTGGCTGCGCCGGGTCTGTTCGTACTGGCGCACCATGAACCGTCCGGTCCGTGCGGTGCTCTTCCAGTGGATGCTGCGCCTGTCGTCGCCTGGCTGGTATTCGCGCAGCGCGTGGAAGGCGATGTCGCTCGCGGTGAGGTCGCGGGTCGGGGTGCCCTCCAGGTCGCGCACGAAGCCCTGGCTCATGCTGGGGATGGCGATGGTGCGCGGGTGCACGTACAGGTCGATGCGTTGGGCGAGCACGGTCTCACGCCGCACCAGCCCGACGGGGTCGCCACGCACGGTGTGCACGGGGCCGATCGGGATG
This is a stretch of genomic DNA from Cryobacterium soli. It encodes these proteins:
- a CDS encoding DUF58 domain-containing protein, whose translation is MRSKTRMLRAVTPLGWAVSGCALAALWAGYALGWAELVSLGWAAAVLVAVALAYLFGGTSHSISLSLPVDRVVAGDRVPGQVDVQNPTGRRLGAVTVQVPVGAGGVAEFPVPSMAAHTALDEVFVVPAEHRGIIPIGPVHTVRGDPVGLVRRETVLAQRIDLYVHPRTIAIPSMSQGFVRDLEGTPTRDLTASDIAFHALREYQPGDDRRSIHWKSTARTGRFMVRQYEQTRRSHLLVAFSLAPDDYAGDDEFELAVSAAGSLGVRAIRDARTVSVLVSSGPLATVTPARLLDGLSGVDRAPAAAGLRTLARQAARSVAGLSVVFLISGSSTPLAVLRAAAAGFPLGVEVVAVVCDPGAQPGLRRSGNLSLVTIGFLDDLKQSLARGAAA